The Raphanus sativus cultivar WK10039 chromosome 2, ASM80110v3, whole genome shotgun sequence genome includes a region encoding these proteins:
- the LOC108821033 gene encoding PAP-specific phosphatase HAL2-like, whose product MAVEFLAKEMETAVRVVHLASSLCVKVQDKLRLPSSTNGGHVKSKDDDSPVTVADWGVQAIVSWVLAQVFGGQNLSIVAEEDTESLSKAESLGLLGAVSSAVNEALSEASKYGLPKSDKPLGTADILEAIGRCNSVGGPKGRHWVLDPVDGTLGFVRGDQYAVALALIENGKVLLGVLGCPNYPVKKEGLSNGCNQPGAKGCVMYAKRGSGQAWMQPLIPGGYPESATLLKVSSVDDPVLATVCEPVERANSNHLFTAGLADSMGVRKKPMRVYSMVKYAAIACGDAEVFMKFAQSSYKEKIWDHAAGVVIVEEAGGVVTDAGGRNLDFSKGVYLEGLDRGIIACSGQVLHDKLIGAVYASWESSSL is encoded by the exons ATGGCGGTGGAATTCTTAGCGAAGGAGATGGAAACGGCGGTGCGTGTTGTGCACCTCGCTTCTTCCCTATGTGTTAAAGTTCAGGACAAGCTTCGTCTCCCTTCCTCGACCAACGGTGGTCACGTTAAGTCCAAGGATGATGATTCCCCTGTCACCGTCGCAG ATTGGGGTGTTCAAGCGATTGTGAGCTGGGTTTTAGCCCAAGTTTTTGGTGGTCAAAACCTTTCGATCGTTGCTGAAGAGGACACCGAGTCTCTCTCCAAGGCCGAGTCACTAGGACTCTTGGGAGCTGTCTCGAGCGCTGTAAACGAAGCCCTGTCTGAAGCTTCCAAATACGGGCTTCCAAAGTCGGACAAGCCCTTGGGAACGGCTGATATTCTAGAGGCTATTGGTCGATGCAACTCCGTTGGAGGTCCTAAGGGAAGGCACTGGGTTCTTGATCCCGTGGATGGGACGTTAGGGTTCGTTCGTGGTGATCAGTACGCTGTTGCTTTGGCTCTGATAGAGAACGGTAAAGTTCTTTTGGGGGTGTTGGGATGTCCTAACTATCCTGTCAAGAAAGAAGGCTTGAGTAACGGTTGTAACCAACCTGGAGCCAAAGGGTGTGTCATGTATGCAAAGAGAGGAAGTGGTCAGGCTTGGATGCAACCGTTGATCCCTGGTGGATATCCGGAGTCTGCAACGCTTCTTAAGGTTTCATCGGTTGATGATCCGGTTCTAGCTACGGTTTGTGAGCCGGTAGAGAGAGCAAACTCAAACCACTTGTTCACTGCAGGACTTGCCGATAGCATGGGAGTTAG GAAAAAGCCCATGCGAGTGTATAGCATGGTGAAGTATGCAGCGATTGCATGTGGAGACGCTGAGGTGTTTATGAAGTTTGCACAGTCTAGTTACAAGGAGAAGATATGGGACCACGCGGCTGGAGTGGTGATTGTGGAAGAAGCTGGTGGTGTGGTGACTGATGCAGGAGGGAGGAACTTAGACTTCTCAAAAGGAGTTTACTTGGAAGGTCTTGACAGAGGAATCATAGCGTGTTCTGGTCAAGTTCTGCATGATAAGCTTATAGGTGCTGTCTATGCTAGTTGGGAGTCTTCCAGCCTCTGA
- the LOC108821223 gene encoding serine carboxypeptidase-like 42 isoform X1 — protein sequence MCVKRNSEIGVKFITCCLTCFKIMVSYGALAVTVVVVTVQCLWFGCNFAEGYPEEDLVARLPGQPKVLFRQYAGYVDVDVETGRSLFYYFVEADTQPDTKPLTLWLNGGPGCSSVGGGAFTELGPFYPTGDGRGLRINSMSWNKVSNLLFVESPAGVGWSYSNTSSDYNTGDETTAKDMLVFLLRWFIKFPELKGRDFFLTGESYAGHYIPQLADAIHSYNRKSSGGFKINVKGIAIGNPLLKLVTDTSASYEFLWSHGIISDEHRHAIITQCNFTSLPNISKECIEALTEVSFVSEYVNVYDVLLDLCFPSIIEQELRLKKMATQMSMGVDVCMMHERQFYFNLPEVQHALHANRTHLPYQWSMCSTLVNYSGADMNINMLPMLKRIIQNKTSVWIFSGDQDSVVPLLGSRTLVRELAHDLNFSTTLPYGPWFHKDQVGGWVTEYGNLLTFATVRVAAHMVPYAQPSRALHLFSSFVRGQRLPNKTHERGEIFY from the exons ATGTGTGTAAAAAGAAATAGTGAGATTGGAGTTAAATTTATAACTTGTTGTTTGACATGTTTCAAGATCATGGTATCGTACGGTGCCTTGGCGGTGACAGTGGTGGTGGTTACAGTGCAGTGCTTGTGGTTTGGTTGCAACTTTGCAGAAGGGTATCCGGAAGAAGACTTGGTGGCGAGGCTTCCTGGTCAACCCAAAGTCTTATTTAGGCAGTATGCAGGTTATGTGGATGTTGACGTTGAAACAGGCCGCAGTCTCTTCTACTACTTTGTGGAAGCAGACACACAGCCGGATACCAAACCCTTAACCCTTTGGCTTAATGGAG GTCCAGGTTGTTCATCAGTTGGTGGAGGAGCTTTCACTGAGTTGGGCCCATTTTACCCAACAGGAGATGGCCGTGGCCTCCGCATTAACTCCATGTCTTGGAACAAag TCTCGAACCTGCTTTTTGTGGAGTCTCCTGCGGGAGTAGGATGGTCTTACTCCAACACAAGCTCTGATTACAACACCGGGGACGAAACTACTG CAAAAGATATGCTTGTGTTCTTGTTGAGATGGTTCATCAAGTTCCCAGAGTTGAAAGGTCGTGACTTCTTTCTCACTGGGGAAAGCTACGCAG GGCATTACATACCTCAACTGGCTGATGCTATACATAGCTACAATAGAAAGTCAAGTGGTGGGTTCAAGATCAATGTTAAAGGAATCGCA aTTGGGAATCCGCTCCTAAAGCTTGTCACAGACACTTCAGCTTCTTACGAATTCTTATGGTCGCATGGGATTATTTCTGATGAACATAGACACGCAATCATCACGCAATGCAACTTTACCAGTCTCCCAAACATAAGCAAGGAGTGCATCGAGGCTCTCACTGAAGTCAGCTTCGTTTCTGAGTATGTCAACGTCTATGACGTTCTCCTCGACCTATGCTTCCCATCCATTATTGAACAAGAGTTGAGGCTCAAGAAAATG GCTACACAGATGAGCATGGGGGTGGATGTTTGTATGATGCACGAAAGACAGTTTTATTTCAATCTCCCAGAGGTTCAACACGCTCTTCACGCTAACCGGACTCATCTACCTTACCAATGGTCTATGTGCAGCAC CCTGGTAAATTACAGTGGCGCCGACATGAATATTAACATGCTTCCGATGCTTAAGAGAATTATACAGAACAAAACTTCTGTTTGGATCTTCAG TGGAGATCAAGATTCTGTGGTTCCACTTCTTGGTTCTAGAACTCTTGTACGAGAACTTGCTCATGATCTCAACTTCAGTACCACACTTCCCTATGGACCTTGGTTCCACAAAGACCAG GTTGGTGGCTGGGTCACCGAATATGGAAATCTATTGACGTTTGCAACGGTGAGAGTAGCGGCTCATATGGTGCCCTATGCACAGCCCTCACGAGCTCTGCATTTATTCAGTAGCTTTGTGCGTGGCCAGAGATTGCCCAACAAGACACATGAAAGAGGAGAGATCTTTTATTAG
- the LOC108842104 gene encoding uncharacterized protein LOC108842104: MGKTSGTRDWAQIYAIYGIEQKHTLLFLLLNAIAFSLLSTLFFLYFHPICLFLDSFLFSSSSSAAARFSAGFFGAVTALSAVCLFFAAANFFYSAVPLRYDMAQRMVGSVGDWSSVKTALDLGCGRGVLLNAVARQLKKTGSSGRVVGLDRSMSTTLSTLRTAHMEGVQEYVTCREGDVRRLPFGDNYFDVVVSAVFLHTVGKEYGQKTVEAAAERTRVLGEAVRVLKPGGVGVVWDLVHVPEYVRRLQELRMEEIRVSKGVTAFMVKSHMVSFRKPSQHFVGPGEVRLDWRC; encoded by the exons ATGGGGAAGACGAGCGGGACGAGAGATTGGGCTCAGATCTACGCCATTTACGGGATCGAGCAGAAACACactctcctcttcctcctcctcaacGCCATCGCTTTCTCCCTCCTCTCCACCCTCTTCTTCCTCTACTTCCACCCCATCTGCCTCTTCCTCGACTCCTTCCTCTTCTCCagctcctcctccgccgccgccagATTCTCCGCCGGATTCTTCGGAGCAGTGACTGCGCTCTCCGCCGTGTGTTTGTTCTTCGCGGCGGCGAACTTTTTCTACTCCGCCGTGCCTCTCCGGTACGACATGGCGCAGAGGATGGTCGGATCGGTGGGGGACTGGTCGAGCGTCAAGACGGCGCTTGATCTCGGCTGCGGTCGAGGGGTCTTGCTGAATGCGGTGGCGAGGCAGCTTAAGAAAACCGGTAGTTCGGGTCGGGTCGTCGGGTTGGACCGATCCATGAGCACTACTCTCTCTACTCTCCGCACGGCTCACATGGAAG GAGTGCAAGAGTACGTGACTTGCCGTGAAGGAGACGTAAGACGGCTACCGTTCGGTGACAACTACTTCGACGTGGTGGTCTCCGCCGTGTTTCTCCACACGGTCGGAAAAGAATACGGTCAGAAAACGGTGGAGGCGGCGGCAGAGAGGACGAGAGTGCTAGGAGAAGCGGTGAGAGTGTTGAAACCCGGAGGCGTAGGAGTGGTTTGGGACCTTGTACACGTGCCAGAGTATGTGAGGCGGTTACAGGAGCTGAGGATGGAGGAGATTAGGGTTTCGAAGGGAGTCACTGCGTTTATGGTTAAGAGCCATATGGTCTCGTTTAGGAAGCCAAGTCAGCATTTTGTCGGTCCGGGAGAAGTGCGTTTAGATTGGAGATGTTGA
- the LOC108824878 gene encoding protein arginine N-methyltransferase PRMT10, whose product MTMRSSSSNGGAMGGRAAGTGGGAVDKEVDYANYFCTYSFLYHQKDMLSDRVRMDAYFNAVFENKHHFAGKTVLDVGTGSGILAIWSAQAGARKVYAVEATTMADHARALVKANGLEHVVEVIQGSVEDISLPEKVDVIISEWMGYFLLRESMFDSVISARDRWLKPTGVMYPSHARMWLAPIKSTLSDRKKNDLDGAMADWDNFSDEIKTYYGVDMSVLTKPFAQEQEKHYIQTAMWNDLNPLQVIGTPTLVKEMDCLTATVSEIEEVRSNVTSVINGHTTLCGFGGWFDVQFRGRKEDPAQQDVELTTAPSEQHCTHWGQQVFILSNPINVEEGDNLNLGLVMSRSKENHRLMEVELNCEIKEASGNPKESFKKTYFIE is encoded by the exons ATGACAATGAGGAGCTCCTCATCAAACGGCGGCGCAATGGGCGGGCGTGCTGCCGGAACCGGTGGTGGCGCAGTAGACAAAGAAGTAGACTACGCTAATTACTTCTGCACATACTCATTCCTCTACCACCAGAAAGACATGCTCTCCGACCGTGTCCGTATGGACGCTTACTTCAACGCCGTCTTCGAGAACAAACATCACTTCGCCGGCAAG aCGGTGTTGGATGTTGGAACCGGGAGTGGGATTCTAGCGATTTGGTCGGCTCAAGCTGGTGCGAGGAAAGTGTATGCAGTGGAAGCTACCACGATGGCTGACCACGCTCGTGCTCTTGTCAAAGCCAATGGTCTCGAACATGTTGTTGAAGTGATTCAAGGCTCTGTCGAAGATATTTCTTTGCCTGAGAAAG TTGATGTAATTATCTCGGAGTGGATGGGATACTTCCTTCTGCGTGAGTCCATGTTTGATTCTGTTATATCTGCTCGTGACCGTTGGTTAAAGCCCACCGGTGTCAT GTACCCAAGTCATGCACGCATGTGGCTTGCACCCATCAAATCTACTTTGTCAGATCGGAAGAAGAATGATTTGGATGGTGCGATGGCGGATTGGGATAACTTCTCAGATGAGATCAAAACCTACTACGGCGTTGATATGAGCGTTTTGACAAAACCTTTTGCTCAAGAGCAAGAAAAGCATTACATACAG ACGGCTATGTGGAATGACTTGAATCCACTTCAAGTGATAGGCACACCTACACTTGTCAAAGAGATGGATTGTTTGACAGCCACTGTCAGTGAAATCGAGGAAGTCAGATCCAATGTAACCTCAGTCATCAATGGGCACACAACGCTGTGTGGTTTCGGTGGATGGTTTGATGTTCAGTTCAGG GGGAGGAAAGAAGATCCTGCACAGCAAGATGTCGAGTTAACCACAGCTCCAAGTGAACAGCACTGCACACACTGGGGACAACAG GTTTTCATTTTGTCAAATCCTATAAATGTTGAGGAAGGAGATAATCTGAATCTCGGTTTGGTAATGAGCCGGTCCAAAGAAAACCATAGACTGATGGAGGTTGAGCTTAATTGCGAGATCAAAGAGGCTTCTGGCAACCCTAAGGAATCATTCAAGAAGACTTATTTCATAGAATGA
- the LOC108841113 gene encoding uncharacterized protein LOC108841113, translating to MEISKTLLLVVSLVAATCFLQAKAAGVYCSNPYTRCYHKYIQCPEECPSTTAMNSKNKVCYADCDRPTCKSQCRMRKPNCNRPGSACYDPRFIGGDGIVFYFHGKSNEEFSLVSDSDLQINGRFIGHRPAGRARDFTWIQALGFLFNSHKFSLEAAKTTTWDNKVDHLKFTFDGQDLSVPEETLSTWYSPNKDIKIERVTMRNSVIVTIKDKAEIMVNVVPVTKEDDRIHSYKVPSDDCFAHLEVQFKFFNLSPKVDGILGRTYKPDFQNPAKPGVAMPVVGGEDSFKTSSLLSNDCRTCIFSESQAEIESVKSEIEYAALDCTRGASSGYGIVCRK from the exons ATGGAGATCTCGAAAACCCTTTTGCTAGTGGTTTCTCTTGTGGCTGCAACTTGTTTCTTGCAGGCCAAGGCAGCTGGAGTTTACTGTAGCAACCCTTACACTCGATGTTACCACAAGTACATTCAGTGTCCAGAGGAATGTCCAAGCACAACTGCTATGAACTCCAAGAACAAAGTTTGCTACGCAGATTGCGACAGACCCACTTGCAAATCTCAATGCCGCA tgaGGAAACCGAACTGCAATAGACCTGGATCAGCTTGTTATGATCCAAGGTTCATTGGAGGAGACGGTATTGTGTTTTACTTCCATGGAAAGAGCAATGAAGAGTTCAGCCTCGTCTCTGACTCTGACCTTCAGATCAATGGTAGGTTCATTGGCCACAGACCCGCCGGTCGTGCCAGAGACTTCACATGGATCCAAGCTCTCGGGTTCCTATTCAACTCCCACAAATTCTCTCTTGAAGCCGCGAAAACCACCACATGGGACAACAAAGTTGACCATCTCAAGTTCACTTTCGATGGCCAAGATTTATCTGTCCCGGAAGAAACACTCTCCACCTG GTACTCACCAAACAAGGACATCAAGATCGAGAGAGTGACTATGAGAAACAGTGTGATCGTGACAATCAAAGACAAAGCCGAGATCATGGTCAATGTGGTTCCAGTCACTAAAGAAGACGACAGGATCCATAGCTACAAAGTACCATCAGATGACTGCTTTGCACATCTCGAGGTTCAGTTCAAGTTCTTCAACCTTTCACCAAAGGTAGACGGAATCTTGGGACGGACCTACAAACCTGATTTCCAGAATCCGGCTAAGCCTGGGGTTGCAATGCCAGTGGTTGGTGGTGAAGACAGCTTCAAGACCTCGTCTCTCCTCTCTAACGACTGCAGGACTTGCATTTTCTCTGAATCACAGGCAGAGATTGAGTCCGTTAAGTCAGAGATTGAATATGCTGCTTTGGATTGCACCCGTGGAGCGTCTTCTGGATATGGAATCGTGTGCAGGAAGTGA
- the LOC108821223 gene encoding serine carboxypeptidase-like 42 isoform X2, with protein MVSYGALAVTVVVVTVQCLWFGCNFAEGYPEEDLVARLPGQPKVLFRQYAGYVDVDVETGRSLFYYFVEADTQPDTKPLTLWLNGGPGCSSVGGGAFTELGPFYPTGDGRGLRINSMSWNKVSNLLFVESPAGVGWSYSNTSSDYNTGDETTAKDMLVFLLRWFIKFPELKGRDFFLTGESYAGHYIPQLADAIHSYNRKSSGGFKINVKGIAIGNPLLKLVTDTSASYEFLWSHGIISDEHRHAIITQCNFTSLPNISKECIEALTEVSFVSEYVNVYDVLLDLCFPSIIEQELRLKKMATQMSMGVDVCMMHERQFYFNLPEVQHALHANRTHLPYQWSMCSTLVNYSGADMNINMLPMLKRIIQNKTSVWIFSGDQDSVVPLLGSRTLVRELAHDLNFSTTLPYGPWFHKDQVGGWVTEYGNLLTFATVRVAAHMVPYAQPSRALHLFSSFVRGQRLPNKTHERGEIFY; from the exons ATGGTATCGTACGGTGCCTTGGCGGTGACAGTGGTGGTGGTTACAGTGCAGTGCTTGTGGTTTGGTTGCAACTTTGCAGAAGGGTATCCGGAAGAAGACTTGGTGGCGAGGCTTCCTGGTCAACCCAAAGTCTTATTTAGGCAGTATGCAGGTTATGTGGATGTTGACGTTGAAACAGGCCGCAGTCTCTTCTACTACTTTGTGGAAGCAGACACACAGCCGGATACCAAACCCTTAACCCTTTGGCTTAATGGAG GTCCAGGTTGTTCATCAGTTGGTGGAGGAGCTTTCACTGAGTTGGGCCCATTTTACCCAACAGGAGATGGCCGTGGCCTCCGCATTAACTCCATGTCTTGGAACAAag TCTCGAACCTGCTTTTTGTGGAGTCTCCTGCGGGAGTAGGATGGTCTTACTCCAACACAAGCTCTGATTACAACACCGGGGACGAAACTACTG CAAAAGATATGCTTGTGTTCTTGTTGAGATGGTTCATCAAGTTCCCAGAGTTGAAAGGTCGTGACTTCTTTCTCACTGGGGAAAGCTACGCAG GGCATTACATACCTCAACTGGCTGATGCTATACATAGCTACAATAGAAAGTCAAGTGGTGGGTTCAAGATCAATGTTAAAGGAATCGCA aTTGGGAATCCGCTCCTAAAGCTTGTCACAGACACTTCAGCTTCTTACGAATTCTTATGGTCGCATGGGATTATTTCTGATGAACATAGACACGCAATCATCACGCAATGCAACTTTACCAGTCTCCCAAACATAAGCAAGGAGTGCATCGAGGCTCTCACTGAAGTCAGCTTCGTTTCTGAGTATGTCAACGTCTATGACGTTCTCCTCGACCTATGCTTCCCATCCATTATTGAACAAGAGTTGAGGCTCAAGAAAATG GCTACACAGATGAGCATGGGGGTGGATGTTTGTATGATGCACGAAAGACAGTTTTATTTCAATCTCCCAGAGGTTCAACACGCTCTTCACGCTAACCGGACTCATCTACCTTACCAATGGTCTATGTGCAGCAC CCTGGTAAATTACAGTGGCGCCGACATGAATATTAACATGCTTCCGATGCTTAAGAGAATTATACAGAACAAAACTTCTGTTTGGATCTTCAG TGGAGATCAAGATTCTGTGGTTCCACTTCTTGGTTCTAGAACTCTTGTACGAGAACTTGCTCATGATCTCAACTTCAGTACCACACTTCCCTATGGACCTTGGTTCCACAAAGACCAG GTTGGTGGCTGGGTCACCGAATATGGAAATCTATTGACGTTTGCAACGGTGAGAGTAGCGGCTCATATGGTGCCCTATGCACAGCCCTCACGAGCTCTGCATTTATTCAGTAGCTTTGTGCGTGGCCAGAGATTGCCCAACAAGACACATGAAAGAGGAGAGATCTTTTATTAG